A window of the Camelus dromedarius isolate mCamDro1 chromosome 5, mCamDro1.pat, whole genome shotgun sequence genome harbors these coding sequences:
- the GPR65 gene encoding psychosine receptor: MNSTCTEDQHDLDHYLFPVVYIFVLIVSVPANIGSLCVSFLQAKKENELGIYLFSLSLSDLLYALTLPQWIDYTWNKDNWRFSPALCKGSAFFMYLNFYSSTAFLTCIAIDRYLAVVYPLRFSFLRSRRCAFMVSLFIWVLETIINAVILWKDETAVEYCDAKKSNFTLCYDKYPLEKWQIRFNFVRMCVGYAIPLVIILICNQKVYRAVRQNQATENDEKKRIIKLLISISLTFVLCFTPFHVMLLIRSILERDVKLNEHVFDHNKSGKQAYKIYRITVALTSLNCVADPFLYCFVTETGRSDMWNILKFFTGKPNKSERQRKSLLSVSTKDTVELDILE, translated from the coding sequence ATGAACAGCACATGTACTGAGGACCAGCATGATCTGGATCACTATTTGTTTCCAGTGGTTTACATCTTCGTGCTAATAGTCAGCGTCCCAGCCAACATTggctctctgtgtgtgtcttttctgcaagcaaagaaggaaaatgaattagGCATTTACCTCTTCAGTTTATCACTATCAGATCTGCTGTATGCATTGACTCTCCCTCAATGGATCGATTATACTTGGAACAAAGACAACTGGAGGTTCTCTCCGGCTTTGTGCAAAGGGAGTGCTTTCTTCATGTACCTGAACTTCTACAGCAGCACAGCGTTCCTCACCTGCATCGCCATTGATCGCTATTTAGCAGTTGTCTACCCTCTGAGGTTTTCTTTTCTAAGGTCCAGAAGATGTGCATTCATGGTCAGCCTGTTCATCTGGGTATTGGAGACCATCATCAATGCTGTCATTCTGTGGAAAGATGAAACAGCTGTCGAATATTGCGATGCCAAAAAGTCTAACTTTACTTTATGCTACGACAAATATCCATTGGAGAAATGGCAAATCAGGTTCAACTTTGTTAGGATGTGTGTAGGCTATGCGATACCTTTGGTCATCATCCTGATTTGTAACCAGAAAGTCTACCGAGCTGTGCGGCAAAATCAAGCCACGGAAAACGATGAAAAGAAGAGAATCATAAAACTACTTATTAGTATCTCATTGACTTTTGTCTTGTGTTTTACTCCCTTTCATGTGATGTTGCTGATTCGCAGCATTTTAGAGCGTGATGTGAAATTAAATGAACATGTATTTGACCACAACAAGTCTGGGAAGCAGGCTTACAAAATCTATAGAATCACAGTTGCATTAACAAGTTTAAATTGTGTTGCTGATCCGTTTCTGTACTGTTTTGTTACTGAAACAGGAAGATCGGATATGtggaatatattaaaattctttaCAGGGAAGCCTAATaaatcagaaagacaaagaaaaagcttACTTTCTGTATCTACCAAAGATACTGTGGAATTAGACATCCTGGAATAG